In the Octopus bimaculoides isolate UCB-OBI-ISO-001 chromosome 18, ASM119413v2, whole genome shotgun sequence genome, one interval contains:
- the LOC106882784 gene encoding acidic leucine-rich nuclear phosphoprotein 32 family member A isoform X1 → MNMRKRIELEKRNQSPKEVRELTLDNCRAHEIEGLTDEYENLEFLSLINVGLTCLKGLPKLESLKKLELSDNRISGGLEKLQECTKLRHLNLSGNKIKDVDTLKPLANLKELWSLDLFNCEVTQPENYRDTLFKLIPQLQFLDGYDRNNREQEDEEEVEVDYDMDDEEDEEDDEEDEEEDEEEEDDEVDVEDEVYDEVQDGEEEENEEDVRLDYLERDDLDEDSDGADFKPADADEDDEEEEEEEESEGEEDPDACDQRGKKRKHEEEEEEDE, encoded by the exons ATGAACATGCGAAAAAGGATTGAGCTGGAGAAGCGGAATCAATCGCCGAAAGAG GTTAGAGAGCTGACCTTGGACAATTGCAGGGCTCACGAAATAGAGGGTCTCACAGATGAATATGAAAACTTGGAATTCCTTAGTTTAATTAACGTTGGTTTAACATGCTTAAAGGGTCTCCCCAAACTGGAAAGTCTTAAAAAg cTTGAACTCAGTGACAATCGCATATCTGGTGGTTTAGAAAAATTGCAGGAGTGTACAAAACTTCGACATCTTAACCTAAGTGGAAATAAAATCAAAGATGTTGATACTCTTAAACCTCTT GCCAACTTGAAGGAATTGTGGAGTTTGGATTTGTTTAACTGTGAAGTAACACAGCCTGAAAACTACAGAGACACTTTATTTAAACTTATTCCACAATTACAGTTCCTTGATGGTTATGATCGGAACAACAGGGAacaggaagatgaagaagaag TTGAAGTGGACTACGATAtggatgatgaagaggatgaagaagatgatgaggaggatgaagaagaagatgaagaggaagaagacgatGAAGTAGATGTTGAAG acgAAGTGTATGACGAAGTACAAGAcggagaagaggaggaaaacgAAGAAGATGTACGTCTAGATTATTTGGAAAGAGATGACTTAGAC GAGGATAGTGATGGTGCAGATTTTAAACctgctgatgctgatgaggatgatgaagaagaggaagaag AAGAGGAGTCAGAAGGCGAAGAAGATCCTGAtgcatgtgaccagcgagggaagaaaagaaagcatgaagaagaggaagaggaagatgaatAA
- the LOC106882784 gene encoding acidic leucine-rich nuclear phosphoprotein 32 family member A isoform X2, whose product MNMRKRIELEKRNQSPKEVRELTLDNCRAHEIEGLTDEYENLEFLSLINVGLTCLKGLPKLESLKKLELSDNRISGGLEKLQECTKLRHLNLSGNKIKDVDTLKPLANLKELWSLDLFNCEVTQPENYRDTLFKLIPQLQFLDGYDRNNREQEDEEEVEVDYDMDDEEDEEDDEEDEEEDEEEEDDEVDVEDEVYDEVQDGEEEENEEDEDSDGADFKPADADEDDEEEEEEEESEGEEDPDACDQRGKKRKHEEEEEEDE is encoded by the exons ATGAACATGCGAAAAAGGATTGAGCTGGAGAAGCGGAATCAATCGCCGAAAGAG GTTAGAGAGCTGACCTTGGACAATTGCAGGGCTCACGAAATAGAGGGTCTCACAGATGAATATGAAAACTTGGAATTCCTTAGTTTAATTAACGTTGGTTTAACATGCTTAAAGGGTCTCCCCAAACTGGAAAGTCTTAAAAAg cTTGAACTCAGTGACAATCGCATATCTGGTGGTTTAGAAAAATTGCAGGAGTGTACAAAACTTCGACATCTTAACCTAAGTGGAAATAAAATCAAAGATGTTGATACTCTTAAACCTCTT GCCAACTTGAAGGAATTGTGGAGTTTGGATTTGTTTAACTGTGAAGTAACACAGCCTGAAAACTACAGAGACACTTTATTTAAACTTATTCCACAATTACAGTTCCTTGATGGTTATGATCGGAACAACAGGGAacaggaagatgaagaagaag TTGAAGTGGACTACGATAtggatgatgaagaggatgaagaagatgatgaggaggatgaagaagaagatgaagaggaagaagacgatGAAGTAGATGTTGAAG acgAAGTGTATGACGAAGTACAAGAcggagaagaggaggaaaacgAAGAAGAT GAGGATAGTGATGGTGCAGATTTTAAACctgctgatgctgatgaggatgatgaagaagaggaagaag AAGAGGAGTCAGAAGGCGAAGAAGATCCTGAtgcatgtgaccagcgagggaagaaaagaaagcatgaagaagaggaagaggaagatgaatAA
- the LOC106882784 gene encoding acidic leucine-rich nuclear phosphoprotein 32 family member A isoform X3, translating into MVRELTLDNCRAHEIEGLTDEYENLEFLSLINVGLTCLKGLPKLESLKKLELSDNRISGGLEKLQECTKLRHLNLSGNKIKDVDTLKPLANLKELWSLDLFNCEVTQPENYRDTLFKLIPQLQFLDGYDRNNREQEDEEEVEVDYDMDDEEDEEDDEEDEEEDEEEEDDEVDVEDEVYDEVQDGEEEENEEDVRLDYLERDDLDEDSDGADFKPADADEDDEEEEEEEESEGEEDPDACDQRGKKRKHEEEEEEDE; encoded by the exons GTTAGAGAGCTGACCTTGGACAATTGCAGGGCTCACGAAATAGAGGGTCTCACAGATGAATATGAAAACTTGGAATTCCTTAGTTTAATTAACGTTGGTTTAACATGCTTAAAGGGTCTCCCCAAACTGGAAAGTCTTAAAAAg cTTGAACTCAGTGACAATCGCATATCTGGTGGTTTAGAAAAATTGCAGGAGTGTACAAAACTTCGACATCTTAACCTAAGTGGAAATAAAATCAAAGATGTTGATACTCTTAAACCTCTT GCCAACTTGAAGGAATTGTGGAGTTTGGATTTGTTTAACTGTGAAGTAACACAGCCTGAAAACTACAGAGACACTTTATTTAAACTTATTCCACAATTACAGTTCCTTGATGGTTATGATCGGAACAACAGGGAacaggaagatgaagaagaag TTGAAGTGGACTACGATAtggatgatgaagaggatgaagaagatgatgaggaggatgaagaagaagatgaagaggaagaagacgatGAAGTAGATGTTGAAG acgAAGTGTATGACGAAGTACAAGAcggagaagaggaggaaaacgAAGAAGATGTACGTCTAGATTATTTGGAAAGAGATGACTTAGAC GAGGATAGTGATGGTGCAGATTTTAAACctgctgatgctgatgaggatgatgaagaagaggaagaag AAGAGGAGTCAGAAGGCGAAGAAGATCCTGAtgcatgtgaccagcgagggaagaaaagaaagcatgaagaagaggaagaggaagatgaatAA